One genomic region from Oncorhynchus gorbuscha isolate QuinsamMale2020 ecotype Even-year linkage group LG13, OgorEven_v1.0, whole genome shotgun sequence encodes:
- the alp3 gene encoding alkaline phosphatase, tissue-nonspecific isozyme, with translation METQKWSIVALCLLGVLGSITAKVEEENPEFWRAQGAKALQAALNRKLNTNVAKNIMLFLGDGMGITTITAARILKGQMHNQSGEETVMTMDTFPHAGLLKTYSVDFQIPDSSSTATAYLCGVKTNLNTVGVNAAARNGICKTQKGNEVTSILKWAKDAGKSVGIVTTTRVQHATPATTYAHSASRKWYSDADMPASAKKEGCTDIASQLLKNTDIDVIIGGGRKYMTPKGTWDPEYPRDLASSGKRQDGRHLISDWQKMKVGKVARYVWNRTDFDAVDPDTTDYLMALFEPGDLRFDVERDPTMDPSIAETTEKAIRILSKNPKGFFLLVEGGRIDQGHHASRASMALHETVAFDNAVAKGLELTNEEETLTLVTADHSHAFTFNGYPFRGQSILGKSPLYGKDMLPYTTLMYGNGPGYKVVDNKRPDIGKVDTKSKDYVQLSAVPLDTETHGGEDVAVLARGPMAHLFHGVQEQSYLAHAMAYAGCVGRDLRHCESRPQHTNTKRILVTATDDDRNSAPSQVSSISLVTALLAAVLH, from the exons TTGAGGAGGAGAACCCAGAGTTCTGGAGAGCCCAGGGTGCCAAGGCTTTGCAAGCGGCTCTGAACAGGAAGTTGAACACCAATGTGGCCAAAAACATCATGCTCTTCCTGGGTGACG GTATGGGCATTACCACCATCACAGCAGCTCGAATCCTCAAGGGCCAGATGCACAACcagtctggagaggagacagtgatGACCATGGATACTTTCCCCCATGCGGGCCTCCTCAAg aCATACAGTGTTGACTTCCAGATCCCTGACAGTTCATCCACAGCCACAGCCTACCTGTGTGGTGTTAAGACCAACCTGAACACGGTCGGTGTGAACGCTGCTGCTCGCAACGGAATCTGCAAGACCCAGAAGGGCAACGAGGTCACCTCTATTCTCAAGTGGGCCAAAGATGCTG GTAAATCGGTTGGCATCGTCACAACAACGCGGGTCCAGCATGCAACACCTGCCACAACCTATGCCCACAGTGCCAGCAGGAAGTGGTACAGCGATGCAGACATGCCCGCCTCTGCCAAGAAAGAAGGATGCACAGACATTGCCTCTCAGCTCCTAAAAAACACTGACATTGAT GTGATCATCGGTGGGGGGAGGAAGTACATGACCCCTAAGGGCACCTGGGACCCAGAGTACCCCCGAGACCTGGCCTCCAGTGGCAAGAGACAGGACGGACGCCACCTCATCTCTGACTGGCAGAAGATGAAAGTCGGAAAG gtggcTCGTTACGTGTGGAACAGGACTGACTTTGACGCTGTGGACCCTGACACCACTGACTACCTTATGG CCCTGTTTGAGCCTGGGGACCTGCGCTTTGACGTGGAGAGAGACCCCACCATGGACCCTTCCATCGCTGAGACCACAGAAAAGGCCATCCGCATCCTCAGCAAAAACCCCAAGGGATTCTTCCTCCTGGTAGAAG gtggACGTATCGACCAGGGCCACCATGCCAGCAGAGCCTCCATGGCGTTGCACGAGACGGTTGCCTTTGACAATGCTGTCGCCAAGGGCCTGGAGCTGACCAATGAGGAGGAGACTCTCACCCTGGTGACAGCTGACCATTCCCACGCCTTCACCTTCAATGGATACCCCTTTAGAGGGCAAAGCATTCTGG GGAAATCTCCTCTGTATGGGAAGGATATGCTGCCTTACACAACCCTGATGTACGGAAACGGCCCTGGATACAAAGTCGTAGACAACAAGCGCCCTGACATCGGTAAAGTGGATACAA AGTCGAAGGACTACGTGCAGCTGTCTGCGGTGCCCCTGGACACAGAGACCCATGGTGGGGAAGATGTGGCAGTGCTGGCCCGTGGCCCCATGGCCCACCTCTTCCATGGGGTCCAGGAGCAGAGTTACCTGGCCCATGCCATGGCCTATGCTGGCTGTGTAGGACGGGACCTCAGGCACTGTGAAAGTAGACCTCAACACACCAATACCAAGAGGATCCTCGTCACTGCTACTGATGATGATAGGAACAGTGCACCATCCCAggtatcctccatctctctggttACTGCCCTACTGGCTGCCGTGCTGCACTGA